The DNA sequence CGACGTCGAGATCCGCCGCCTGGCGATCGCCTGCCTGCGGGAGTTGGTGCAGGTGGCGCCCTCGGTGTTCGCCGACTTCGAGATCACCGAGCTGTCGGACGGCACCGAGGTGGCGACGTCGCCGCTGGCGACAGAGATCTGAGGTTGACGGGGTAACCTAGACGCCCGTGAGCATCAGCGGATTCGACGCCAGCGCCCGGTTGGGCACGGTTCTGACCGCGATGGCGACGCCGTTCAAGCCCGACGGCTCGCTGGACACCGACACCGCTGCGCGGCTGGCCACCCGGCTGGTCGACGGCGGCTGTGACGGTCTGGTGATCTCCGGCACCACCGGCGAGTCGCCGACCACCACCGACGACGAGAAGAGCCAGCTGTTGCGGGCTGTTATCGAGGCGGTCGGGGATCGGGCGCGGATCATCGCCGGTGTCGGCACCTACGACACCGCTCACAGCGTGCACCTGGCCAAGGCCGCCGCCGCCGAGGGCGCGCACGGCCTGCTCGTCGTCACCCCGTACTACTCGCGCCCGCCGCAGTCGGGCCTGGTGGCGCACTTCACCACCGTCGCCGATGCCACCGATCTGCCGGTCATCCTCTACGACATCCCGCCGCGCTCGGTGGTACCCATCAGCTGGGACACCATGCGCGCGGTCGCCGAGCACCCCAACATCGTCGCGGTCAAGGACGCCAAGGCCGACCTGCACGGCGCCGGCCAGATCATGGCCGAGACCGGGCTGGCCTACTACTCCGGTGACGACGCCCTCAATCTGCCCTGGCTGGCCATGGGAGCGGTGGGCTTCATCAGCGTGTGGGGACACCTGGCGGCCGGCCAATTGCGGGATGTGTTGAATGCCTTCAACTCCGGAGATATCGCCACCGCGCGCAAGATCGCGGTGGCCCTGGGCCCGTTGAACGACGCCCAGACCCGCCTCGGTGGCGTGACGTTGTCCAAAGCCGGCCTGCGATTGCAGGGTTTCGACGTCGGCGATCCCCGGCTGCCGCAGATGCCGGCCACCGCCGAGGAACTCGACCAGCTGGCGGCCGACATGCGGGCCGCCGGCCTGCTCCGGTGAGCCTGCAGTGAACGGCGAACTGACACCCCCGGGACCGCTGGCTCCCGGTGCGTTGCGCCTCACCCCGCTGGGCGGGGTCGGCGAAATCGGCCGCAACATGATGGTTTTCGAGCACCTGGGCCGACTGCTGATCGTCGACTGCGGGGCGTTGTTCCCCACCCACGACGAGCCCGGCGTCGACCTCATCCTGCCCGACATCCGCCTCATCCAGGACCGCCTGGAGGATGTCGAGGCCATTGTGCTCACCCACGCCCATGAAGACCACATCGGCGCGATCCCGTTCCTGCTCAAGCTGCGCGCCGACATCCCGATCGTCGGATCCAAATTCACCCTGGCGCTGGTCGCTGCGAAGTGCCGCGAGCACCGCATCACCCCGGTCGTCGTCGAAGTCGCCGAGAACCAGCGCAGTACCCACGGTGTGTTCGAGTGCCAGTACTTCGCGGTCAACCATTCCATCCCGGATGCGCTGGCGATCGCGATCCACACCGGCGCCGGGACGGTGCTGCACACCGGTGACATCAAACTCGACCAGCTGCCGCTCGACGGCCGGCCCACCGACCTGCCCGGGATGTCGCGCCTCGGCGACGCCGGCGTGGACCTGTTCCTGTGCGACTCGACCAACTCCGAGCTGCCCGGGGTAGGCCCCTCGGAAAGTGAGGTCGGGCCCAACCTGCACCGGCTGATCCGCGGCGCTGAGGGGCAGCGCGTCATCGTGGCGTGCTTCGCCTCCAACGTCGACCGGGTGCAGCAGATCATCGACGCATCGGTGGCGCTGGGCCGCAAGGTCTCCTTCGTCGGCCGGTCGATGCTCCGCAACATGGGGATCGCCAAGGATCTGGGCATGTTGCGCATCGACGACCGCGATGTCGTCGACATCGGGGCCGCCGAGGAGATGCTGCCCGGCCAGGTGGTGCTGATCACCACCGGCACCCAGGGCGAGCCGATGGCCGCACTGTCGCGGATGTCGCGTGGTGAGCATCGCAGCATCACCATCACACCGGACGACCTGATCATCCTGTCGTCGTCGCTGATTCCCGGCAATGAAGAAGCCGTGTACGGCGTCATGGACGCGCTGGCCAAGATCGGCGCCCGGGTGGTCACCAATCAGCAAGTGCGGGTGCATGTTTCCGGTCACGCCTACTCCGGTGAACTGTTGTTCCTGTACAACGGGGTGCGACCGCGCAACGTGATGCCGGTGCACGGCACCTGGCGGATGCTGCGGGCCAATGCCAAACTGGCCGCCGGGACCGGTGTTCCCGAGGATCGAATCTTGTTGACCGAGAACGGCGTCAGCGTGGATCTTCAGGGTGGTATCGCCAGGATCGCCGGGGCGGTGCCGGTGGGCAAGATGTTCGTCGACGGTCTCATCACCGGGGACGTCGGCGATGCGACGCTGGGTGAGCGGCTGATCCTGAGTTCGGGCTTCGTGGCCATCACCGTCGTGCTGCGGCGTGGCACCGGACGCGTCGCGGCCCCGCCGCAATTGCACTCCCGCGGCTTCTCCGAGGACCCCAAGGCTCTGGAACCGGCGGCCCGCAAGGTCGAGGCCGAACTGGAGTCGCTAGCCGCCGACAACGTCGTCGACCCGGTGCGCATCGCGCAGGCGGTGCGCCGCACCGTCGGCAAGTGGGTGGGTGAGACCTACCGGCGTCAGCCGATGATCGTGCCGACGGTCATCGAGATCT is a window from the Mycolicibacterium anyangense genome containing:
- the dapA gene encoding 4-hydroxy-tetrahydrodipicolinate synthase; translation: MATPFKPDGSLDTDTAARLATRLVDGGCDGLVISGTTGESPTTTDDEKSQLLRAVIEAVGDRARIIAGVGTYDTAHSVHLAKAAAAEGAHGLLVVTPYYSRPPQSGLVAHFTTVADATDLPVILYDIPPRSVVPISWDTMRAVAEHPNIVAVKDAKADLHGAGQIMAETGLAYYSGDDALNLPWLAMGAVGFISVWGHLAAGQLRDVLNAFNSGDIATARKIAVALGPLNDAQTRLGGVTLSKAGLRLQGFDVGDPRLPQMPATAEELDQLAADMRAAGLLR
- a CDS encoding ribonuclease J, with the translated sequence MNGELTPPGPLAPGALRLTPLGGVGEIGRNMMVFEHLGRLLIVDCGALFPTHDEPGVDLILPDIRLIQDRLEDVEAIVLTHAHEDHIGAIPFLLKLRADIPIVGSKFTLALVAAKCREHRITPVVVEVAENQRSTHGVFECQYFAVNHSIPDALAIAIHTGAGTVLHTGDIKLDQLPLDGRPTDLPGMSRLGDAGVDLFLCDSTNSELPGVGPSESEVGPNLHRLIRGAEGQRVIVACFASNVDRVQQIIDASVALGRKVSFVGRSMLRNMGIAKDLGMLRIDDRDVVDIGAAEEMLPGQVVLITTGTQGEPMAALSRMSRGEHRSITITPDDLIILSSSLIPGNEEAVYGVMDALAKIGARVVTNQQVRVHVSGHAYSGELLFLYNGVRPRNVMPVHGTWRMLRANAKLAAGTGVPEDRILLTENGVSVDLQGGIARIAGAVPVGKMFVDGLITGDVGDATLGERLILSSGFVAITVVLRRGTGRVAAPPQLHSRGFSEDPKALEPAARKVEAELESLAADNVVDPVRIAQAVRRTVGKWVGETYRRQPMIVPTVIEI